CCGAATTTTTCAGATAGCGCGATGCTCGCGGGGTTCGGAAGCGCGATGCCTGCTATGACGGAATGAAAGGAACGCTTCTTTAATTCGTCGATCATCGCTTTCTTCAGCTCAGTCCCAATACCTTTACCCATATAGTTGGCATCAAGGTAAGTACCTGTTTCGACAGAGTGCTTGTATGCTGCTCGATCTCGCCATCTTCTTGCGTACGTGTAACCAACAACCTTATTATCTGCTTCAAAAACCAGCCAGGGGTATTCTTTTGTGACCTCTGATATCCGGCTCTCCATCTCCGACTCGGAGACAGGATCCTCTTCAAAAGTAAACGTAGATGCCAGCACGTATTTGTTGTAGATCCTGCAAATGTCCGGCGCGTCCGCCGTCCCGACATTTCTAATCATCGTTCCTCCAGCTTATCAATTTAAGATAAAGAAAATCGTTTGAATTTGAGAAATAATCGATCCGTTATCCTCCCTGCGGGTTAGTGAATGTTTTCCTGGCATGAGCTATAATACGGCGAGGCAGCTGACGGGCCAAAGTATCGGTGATTTTATCCGATATAAAGTTGTGAAATTGGGATGATGCCCACCGAGCTGTCGGGACATAAAAAGTGACCAAGGGACTGTTTTCGCGTCAGATGTTTTTTCGATCGTCCGCGGCAATGTCGCTATTACTCTAACAGAGGATGGAAATATGACTGGCCGTATCAGAAGTTTTATCATAAGGCATTCGTTCCAGTTAGGAGTGGTGATCCTTCTAGCTTTCCTGTTCCTCGAAGTTTCAGGTTTCCTGCGGCTCAATAATTCAGGTGGGCAGTTGGGTACCGTTGCGCTGCAGAATGCGAGGACACTCACGGGAATAGGATTAGTCGGGAGCATTCTCACTGTCTTTCTCATGCTCGTCGTCGAAAGACTCACCGTCTACGCGCCTATGGACATACTTTCAGGTAAAGTGAAAGTGATGGCAGAGAACGACTTCGCATCGCTTTCACGCGCCTTAACCGAGATGGGGCGCGGAAATCTGACACTGGGGATCAAGCTTGAAAGCAATAAGATTGCGATGTCCGTCGACGGCAGGATTGGCGCAATGGTGCAAGGCCTGAACGCAATTATTCATAGTCTTGATGAAGCCAGCAAGGAATTCAATTCAGCGACCGACAAGCCATGCCAGAGATTGTTTTACGTCGGCGCGGACTCGTACTTGGAAGGACGGGCCTGCGGCGAAGCGATGGGAAAAGCTCTTCAGGGAAGAGGACGGGTGCTGGTACTTGTCGAGAAACTTGACATTATCGGTCATGAGCTAAGGCGAAAAGGATTCACAACGATACTCAGGGAGCAGTTTCCTTCAATCGCTATCATCGACACATTGGAGACTAACAAGAACTTTGATATCACATACGATCGCATGAAGAGTCTTATCAGGAAATATCCTGATCTCAGCGGCATTTATGTCACGTATGGTGATAGTGCAGTGGCGAAGGCAGTTGCGGACACCGGTAACGCAGGAAGGATCAGGATCGTGTGCCACGATCTTGCCGACTCCACGATAGAGAGCATAAGGGACGGAATCATAACAGCAACTTTGTCTCAGGATGCATTCGCGCAAGGACACGATCCCGTTATTCATCTTTTTAACAATATCGTCGCAGGGTGGCAGCCGAGCCAGTCGAGACTATACACCAGCATGGAGCTTGTGACGAAAGAAAATTATTCTCAATTCTGGCAGGAGGGGCGGGGGGTGATCGAATCCGCCGTATCGGCCGCGAGACGCCCGAAGCCGTTGAAGAAGTCTGAGCGCCTGGTAAGAGTCGCAATTCTCGGACGGGAAGACGACAAGTTCTGGACAGCTTTCAAGAAAGGTGTCGACGCTGCAGGCGCTGAGCTCAAGAAATTCAACGGGACGGTCGACTGGATAATCACGAAGGGGTCACACGTCAATGGCGTGATAAATGTGAGCGCAGAGCTTTACGGTCCTACGATCCAGAAGTGCGTCGAGCAAAACTACGACGCGATCAGCACGGGAATCTTCGACAGGAATCTTGTTCCATATATCAACCGCGCAGTTGAGAAAGGTGTCGTTGTCGCGACATTCAACAGCGAACCGATCAGCCTGCGTGGAATGTTCACGACACTCATTAATAGAGCGAGAAACCTCCTCGACCTGAGTCACGACCTTGCAGACAGCGCGCACAAGTCGGTCGAAGCATCTGTTTACAATTCAAATGTCATTAAACAGATGGCGACAAGCCTCAACGATGAGGCGTCGTCCGTGAACACTGCCAGCACGAACATGGAGCAAATCGCCGCTGCCATTGAGACGATAGCGCGGGATTCTCATGAGCAGAAAGCAGCCGTTGAGAAAGTGGCAGCATCGGCTTTTGAAATCTCTCAGACGGCAAATTCCGCCAACACGAGCGCCAACGCCGTGGTCGCGGCTTCTTCCGAAGCCATCAAGACCGCAAAGGAAGGTGCGGACACTGTAATGCAGAACCTGGAGCAGATGAAACGGATCGACGAGACCGTCCGTGAGTTTGCCTCGAAGATCGAGAGCATGGCCAAACAATCCGAGCAAATCGAGGAAATCATAGAGAACATTGAAGAGATTGCCGAGCAGACAAATCTCCTCGCCTTGAACGCGGCCATCGAGGCTGCGCGAGCAGGTGAGCACGGCAGAGGCTTCGCGGTAGTTGCTGATGAAGTCAGGGGACTCGCAGAACGCTCAGCAGCCGCGACGAAACAGACCTCGGGACTCATAAACAAAGTGCAGAGCGATATTTCGGACGCCAGCAAATCGATCAAGCTTATAGTAGATAAGGTCAACGAGGGTACGGTCCTCGCGAATAAGTCGGGCGAGGCAATTGGAAAATTGATGAACTCATCCGAAAACATGAATAAGCGAATAGCGGAGATGGCCGACGCTAATAATTCGGTAGCACGTATCATGTCCCGTCTGCTGGAATCGATTCAGAAGATCTCGGCGGTTGTCGATCAGAACATGAGTTCTACTGAGGAGCTCAGCGCGAGTGTGAGCCACACGGTTGCGATGATAAATAATGTCGCAGTCATAACGGAGCAGAACGCTTCGACTATAAACGATATTTCGGAGAAAACCGACCGGGCGACGCACGAAGCCGAGGAAGTGGGAAGGGTCGCTTCCGGACTCGCCCATATGGCCGATGAGCTCCAGGCCACTACTGCCCAGTTCAAAACCGAATCGGACGGCACCCGCAAGAACTAGCGGGCATGGAGAAATAAATCTTCGATTTGGTCGGGCAGGAACAGTTTTTCTCTTAAGGCGGGACTTCCTGCTGGATGCGAATTAAAAATCCAACTTCTTCATCCAGCTGACGAATTTCGAGATCGAGAGCGGAGCTGAGCCTTCAAGATGATTGTTGAAGTTGGCGTACACATCGAACTTCTCCGGTATCAATCTCGCGACAAATTCTGAAATCTCTTTGAGTGTCTTATCCCTTGGATCGACTATCCTCGTCCATCTCTTCCTTGTCTTTTTCTCGATGCCCTGACGATCGGCACCCAGAAGTCTGATCACCACGGTTTTGGTCGGGAGCGACGACTTGCCATGCTCCTCGAACACCGCCGCAACCGGAGGCATGTAGTACCCGTCCGCGAACACGTGTCCCGTGTGATGTGATTTTAGAAATTCGAAATATTCATTCTTTAGATAATTCGGATTCCTTGTCTCGATGCCGTAATTGAATTGATCCGGCAATTTGTCGAGGAAAGGTCCCACATGGTCGAAGAATGCCGACATGGATGGCATCTTCTCTCGATTCAGGTATTCGAACTCGAACATTATCACCCCGATTTTCTTCTTCAGCGGACTTAGCGCCTTTAGAAAAGCATCCATCACTTTTTCGCTGAGGAAATGCGGGTTGGGTTTCTCCGCATATCTTTTGTCGGCCTGTTTGTAGAAATGAGTGAGCGTGACCGCGTTCGGCGCCTTGACAGTGAACTTGAAATCGTCCGGCGTCAGATCGTTATATGCTTCCACGTCGTCCTTTCTCGGAAGCCTGACGGAATCCGGTGAGTCGAGACTCCAAAACCATTGGTCTACTTCGGCTGTGTTGAAGTGTTGGGAATATTCGGGCAGATATTCGTAGTGCCTCTTCTGCTGTTGAGAATATATTCCAATTTCTTCCCATTCAGGGTAATTCCAGCTGCATGTGCCGATCCGCAGTCGGTTCAAAGTCTTTTTCGAGAGTTCAAAAACGGAATGATCTTCTTTCTTCATCGCAGTCAATTATAGAAATCCCGTGACATAAAATCAAAAGGTGAACCGATGTTACGTATCCGGTCGCCAGAAAAGTGGATTAGAGTTCTATAGTACACAAGAAAAGACTGGTTGATGAGTACTCTAAAAGATTCCTCGTCGTCACCGGGGCGGTACTGGAACAGCTCCCCGGAATGAAGGTTCATTTCTTATTTGTCATTTCGAGGTCGCCCGATTCTTCTCTTGGAGGACCAATGAATCTTCTGTAAGCCTTCACGAATGCATCGCTGTTAACTGCCTAAAGCAGTTTCTAATCTTCACTACCCGGCTCGGCAAATTTGCAAGATGATCTGCAAATTATTAAACTCAGTAGAGTCGTGATTTGATTTTCGTCAGCGGTATGTTTTTGAATCAACCGGGAACAGGAGGTGTGAAGTGGGAAGTGGCAAAGTCGATCGCAGAGATTTCCTGAAATATGTTATCGGGGGCGCGTCCCTCATGGCGCTCGATTGGAGTTCTCTCCCCAGGGCCACGGGAGCATTCCTGAAGGAAGACGAGTATGACGCGATAATCATCGGGTCAGGACTCGGGGGACTCAGCTGTGGCGCCGCATTCGCGAGACAGGGATATAAAGTGCTCGTTGTTGAACAGCATGATCGTCCAGGCGGCTACGCGACAACATTCCAGCGCCCTGGCGGATTTACATTCGACGTTTCTCTACATTCGACGAGCGTCGGTGAAAGAAATGGAGTGTACAATCTCATTTCGGGATTTCCAGAAATCACTGATGTGGAATTCGTCCAGCATCCTAATCTGTACAGGGTGATCTTCCCGGAACACGATATCAGAGTCCCGCAAAAAGACATCGAAGCCTATATCAAGATGCTCCAGAATTATTACCCGCAGGAAAAAGACGGGATCAGGGAATTGTTCAAAGACATGGAGGGTTTGACTAACGATATCGTGAAGCTTTCTAATGCGCACGGCCAAATCGACATGAGTAGATTCCCGACCGATTTTCCGTACCTCTTCGCGTTCTACAATAAGACCTGGAAGAATATGGTCGACGCGAGGTTGAAAGATGAAAAACTGAAAGCGATTGTGTCCGCGCAATGGGGATATTATGGACTCCCCCCGTCGAAGCTCGTGAGTTTTTACTACGCTCTCCCTGCGATCGGTTATTTGACACAGGGCGGCTATTATCCGATTGGAAGGTCTCAGAAAATCAGCGACGCTCTCGCTCGTTACATCGATGCTCACGGCGGAAAGGTAATGCTGAGTACGCGCATCGAGAATATCGTCCTGAAGGATCATGCGGCATGCGGAGTTACGGCTCAGACCGGCGAGAAATTCATGTCAAAGGTTGTTGTCTCAAATGCAAGCCCGTATGAAACGTTCAGAAAAATGATGAATGAAGAGGTGTATCTCAAAGAATATTTGGAGAAACTCGATAAGTATAGCGTCAGTCTCTCGAGCTTTCAAATCTTTCTCGGACTCAAAGATGATGTTGTCGGTAGGTCGGGCGTGAAAGATTCGGAAATATTCTTCAACCCATCGTACGACATCGAAGGAGATTATCTGTCGGCTGTCAACTGCAACATGGATAATCCCGGTTTCGCGGTTTCTCTTTATGACAACATTTACAAAGGCTATTCACCTGAGGGGAAAAATACTCTGAACATCCTGACAATCGAGGGATACGAGCACTGGAAACCGTACGAATCGGATTATTTCAACGGTAATAAAACTGAGTACCGGAAAGAAAAAGAGAGAATTGCTGACATCCTGATTGAGAAGGCAGAAAAGACATTGCTTCCCGGTTTATCTGCCGCGATCGAGGTGAAAGAAATCGGAACGCCGCTGACGAATGTGCGCTATACGAGGAATTATCGCGGAGCAATTTATGGGTGGGACCAGACGGTAGATAACTCCGGGAACAACAGGCTGCCGCACGACACACCAATCAAAAATCTCTTTCTCGCGGGTGCCTGGACTCGTCCCGGCCATGGATATGGAAGTGTAATCTCCAGCGGCCTCGAATGCTTTTCTCAAATTGTAAAAGGCTGGTGACAGCGTTATCACCCTCGTGAGAAGGAGCCGGGCGTTCCGATCTGCCGGCTCCTGCGTGCTTCGTTGAGAGGATGATCCTGAGGTTTTGTCAAATGCCGAACCGGAGAAAAGGAGAACCGATATGATTATGGATAGTCTGAAATGCTGTGAGAGATACTTTTGCATCAATGAGGACCTGAGGACCGCTCTCGAATATTTGAGGAGAACTGATTTCTCTAAAGTTCAGGATGGGAACTATGAAATTCGAGGGAAGGACATATATGCCGTCGTGGGTCGGTATTCGAGTAAACCGCGCGGCAAAAGTCTCTGGGAATCACATCGCAAATTTACGGACGTGCACTATGTGGCGAGCGGTATAGAAAAGATCGGGTCGGCACCGGCGGAAAGACTTACCATCGCGGAAGAATATAACGAAGAAAAAGACATCGTCACTTTGAAAGGTGACGGAGATTTCTTGATGCTCAAGGAAGGAACATTTGCGGTGTTCCATCCAGGTGAATGCCACATGCCGGGAATTGCTCTCGATTCTCCAAGGGAAGTCGTCAAGGTTGTGGTGAAGGTACGAGTCCCTTGAATTAATCCACCTTATCAAAAGCCCCTCACCACGTCTCCTTCTCCGAGCACCCACGCGTTTTACTCTATCTAATCTGGCTTCTATCTGGGAACGGTCTTAAATTTCGAGTGCCGTCCTCGACGGTGGATACTTTTATCGAAAAGAATAGGATCAATATGGCGGAAAAGAAACAAAAGGGTAACACACGGATCGCGGGAATGACTAAACCGACCGACCTTGCGGATCTGACGTTGCTCGGAAAGAAGGGAGTTCCTGAGAGGAAACTGGAGACATTTCCCAATCACCATCCCACCCGGGATTATGTGGTCACCCTGACGACGGACGAGTTTACGTGCGTCTGTCCCGCGACAGGGCAGCCCGACTTTGCGAAGATAAAGATCGAATACATTCCCGACAGGAAGATAGTAGAATCAAAGTCGCTCAAGCTTTATTTCTGGTCGTTCCGTAACGAGGGTGTCTTTAACGAGCATCTCGCGAACGTCATACTGGATGACCTCGTCGACGCGCTTTCACCGCGTTGGTGCAAACTGACTGCCGACTTCGCGGTCCGTGGCGGAATCGCGATCAGCGTTGTGGCGGAACACGGCAAGCGATGAATAGGACGGGAACAGAGCGCTGGCTTCCCGCAATCGCCGCGGTGTTTGTGACTACTCTTGTCATTTCGAACATCATTGCGGTCAAGCTCTTTTCCGTCGGCCCCGTCTTCCTTCCCGCAGGCGTCATTCTATTTCCAGTCTCTTACATCTTCGGGGATGTGCTTACCGAAGT
The window above is part of the Candidatus Kryptoniota bacterium genome. Proteins encoded here:
- the queF gene encoding preQ(1) synthase, with the translated sequence MTKPTDLADLTLLGKKGVPERKLETFPNHHPTRDYVVTLTTDEFTCVCPATGQPDFAKIKIEYIPDRKIVESKSLKLYFWSFRNEGVFNEHLANVILDDLVDALSPRWCKLTADFAVRGGIAISVVAEHGKR
- a CDS encoding NAD(P)/FAD-dependent oxidoreductase, translating into MGSGKVDRRDFLKYVIGGASLMALDWSSLPRATGAFLKEDEYDAIIIGSGLGGLSCGAAFARQGYKVLVVEQHDRPGGYATTFQRPGGFTFDVSLHSTSVGERNGVYNLISGFPEITDVEFVQHPNLYRVIFPEHDIRVPQKDIEAYIKMLQNYYPQEKDGIRELFKDMEGLTNDIVKLSNAHGQIDMSRFPTDFPYLFAFYNKTWKNMVDARLKDEKLKAIVSAQWGYYGLPPSKLVSFYYALPAIGYLTQGGYYPIGRSQKISDALARYIDAHGGKVMLSTRIENIVLKDHAACGVTAQTGEKFMSKVVVSNASPYETFRKMMNEEVYLKEYLEKLDKYSVSLSSFQIFLGLKDDVVGRSGVKDSEIFFNPSYDIEGDYLSAVNCNMDNPGFAVSLYDNIYKGYSPEGKNTLNILTIEGYEHWKPYESDYFNGNKTEYRKEKERIADILIEKAEKTLLPGLSAAIEVKEIGTPLTNVRYTRNYRGAIYGWDQTVDNSGNNRLPHDTPIKNLFLAGAWTRPGHGYGSVISSGLECFSQIVKGW
- a CDS encoding methyl-accepting chemotaxis protein encodes the protein MTGRIRSFIIRHSFQLGVVILLAFLFLEVSGFLRLNNSGGQLGTVALQNARTLTGIGLVGSILTVFLMLVVERLTVYAPMDILSGKVKVMAENDFASLSRALTEMGRGNLTLGIKLESNKIAMSVDGRIGAMVQGLNAIIHSLDEASKEFNSATDKPCQRLFYVGADSYLEGRACGEAMGKALQGRGRVLVLVEKLDIIGHELRRKGFTTILREQFPSIAIIDTLETNKNFDITYDRMKSLIRKYPDLSGIYVTYGDSAVAKAVADTGNAGRIRIVCHDLADSTIESIRDGIITATLSQDAFAQGHDPVIHLFNNIVAGWQPSQSRLYTSMELVTKENYSQFWQEGRGVIESAVSAARRPKPLKKSERLVRVAILGREDDKFWTAFKKGVDAAGAELKKFNGTVDWIITKGSHVNGVINVSAELYGPTIQKCVEQNYDAISTGIFDRNLVPYINRAVEKGVVVATFNSEPISLRGMFTTLINRARNLLDLSHDLADSAHKSVEASVYNSNVIKQMATSLNDEASSVNTASTNMEQIAAAIETIARDSHEQKAAVEKVAASAFEISQTANSANTSANAVVAASSEAIKTAKEGADTVMQNLEQMKRIDETVREFASKIESMAKQSEQIEEIIENIEEIAEQTNLLALNAAIEAARAGEHGRGFAVVADEVRGLAERSAAATKQTSGLINKVQSDISDASKSIKLIVDKVNEGTVLANKSGEAIGKLMNSSENMNKRIAEMADANNSVARIMSRLLESIQKISAVVDQNMSSTEELSASVSHTVAMINNVAVITEQNASTINDISEKTDRATHEAEEVGRVASGLAHMADELQATTAQFKTESDGTRKN
- a CDS encoding arsinothricin resistance N-acetyltransferase ArsN1 family B, which produces MIRNVGTADAPDICRIYNKYVLASTFTFEEDPVSESEMESRISEVTKEYPWLVFEADNKVVGYTYARRWRDRAAYKHSVETGTYLDANYMGKGIGTELKKAMIDELKKRSFHSVIAGIALPNPASIALSEKFGFAKVAHFKEVGYKMGKWIDVGYWELLL
- a CDS encoding YhcH/YjgK/YiaL family protein produces the protein MIMDSLKCCERYFCINEDLRTALEYLRRTDFSKVQDGNYEIRGKDIYAVVGRYSSKPRGKSLWESHRKFTDVHYVASGIEKIGSAPAERLTIAEEYNEEKDIVTLKGDGDFLMLKEGTFAVFHPGECHMPGIALDSPREVVKVVVKVRVP
- a CDS encoding DUF72 domain-containing protein → MKKEDHSVFELSKKTLNRLRIGTCSWNYPEWEEIGIYSQQQKRHYEYLPEYSQHFNTAEVDQWFWSLDSPDSVRLPRKDDVEAYNDLTPDDFKFTVKAPNAVTLTHFYKQADKRYAEKPNPHFLSEKVMDAFLKALSPLKKKIGVIMFEFEYLNREKMPSMSAFFDHVGPFLDKLPDQFNYGIETRNPNYLKNEYFEFLKSHHTGHVFADGYYMPPVAAVFEEHGKSSLPTKTVVIRLLGADRQGIEKKTRKRWTRIVDPRDKTLKEISEFVARLIPEKFDVYANFNNHLEGSAPLSISKFVSWMKKLDF